The DNA window TTTTAAAAGCTTAAAGATTGTTCCGATCTCAATCTCTTACGAGTATGATCCTACAGATTCCCTAAAGATGCCTCAATTACTGGCTCAGCACAGGGACGAGGAATATATCAAAGGGAAGAATGAAGACTTCACCACCATGCTTAGCGGAATTCTTGGCCAAAAGAAAAGAATCCACCTTCACGCCGGGGATGTTATTGATACAGAGCTGGATGATATTGCAGCTACAATTGAGAATAAAAATAAGCAATTACAGGCTATTGCACAGATAATTGACCGTTCAATTATTGAAAATTACAAGCTTTGGCCGACCAAATTTATTGCTTATGATCTTATTCATCATACCGATAAGTATGCATCACAATACACGGAACAGGAAAAACAATTGTTTATAAGAAGGCTTGAAATGCGTATTGATCCGTCTGATGCCGTTTCTAAAGAATATTTCCTGTCGATGTACGCCAATCCTTTGATTAATAAACTAAAATCTGAGGAGAACTTTTCAGAATAACCTGCATTCAATTGACATGACTCTTTTTCAGAAATAGTATCTTCGTACTACCGACGATTTACTGAAATGAAAAAAAATATCCCTTCTCACCACAACCAGTTGGAAAATTCTACTGTCCGGCTAATGCCTTTATCTGTTTTTCATGAGAAGCAGGCAGAAGTTCATCGGGATGATCATTATATGTTTATTCTTCAACAGAAAGGAGATTTTGTAGTGGAAGTAGATTTCAATACTCTGGAATTAAAAGAAGCGGCTTTGTGTTTTATTGGTCCGGGACAGGTTCATCAGTACATTCACCAAAAAAATAACAAAGGTTGGTTTCTATTTGCGGAGGCAAGTATTATTTCTGAGTATTATCGGGAAACATTGGATATGTATCAGTGGATCAGGCAGTCAGTTATTGTTTCCGAAGATGATTTTATCTTTGATCTGCCTCCGGTGCTTGAAAAAATAGAACAAGATAAGAATCTGCCCGGTACTTCCGTTGAAATTTCATTAGTTGAATCTATTATCGGGATTATTATTTCAAGGATTATGCAGCAACAGATTCCGGAGAAGCAAAACAACAGTCAAAAATACCTGATTACAAGACAATTTAAGAAATTTATTACTGAAAATTTTAAAACACATAAACAAGTTCAGCAATACGCGCAACTTCTTACCATCACTCCACTTTACCTGAATGAAGCAGTAAAAGAAGTGACAGGATATCCGGCCAGTTTCTGGATACAGCAAAAAATTGTACTGGAAGCTTGTCGTCTGCTATCTTATACTGCTATGGATGTAAAACAGATTGCTTTTGAACTGGGATATGACGACCCTATTTATTTCTCTCGTTTTTATAAAAAGGTGACAGGAATGACCGCTTTACAATTTCGGTTAAAAAACCATAATTTGTCTCATCATCACCATTAAATATATCCCGCTTCTTCAGATACCTCATCATAATTTTGTACCATCAATCTCCAAAAAAAAATAACCGGATTGATCAGCAATAATTATGACACAAAAATATAAAAACAAGCGTATCGCTATTATCGGAGCAGGACTGGGCGGTCTTTGCCTTGCACAGAGCCTTAAAAAAAAAGGAATTGACTGTGAAATCTTTGAAAAGGATCCTGCTGTAAATACCCGTTCACAAGGATATAGAATCAGAGTCAACGAGCCGGGCAGAAAAGCTTTACAAGAATGTCTTCCCTCCAATTTATACAGACTTTTTCTCGATACATGCGCAGCAAGCTGCAGTGGTATGCATGTGCTTACCTCCTCTCTTGAATCCTCACAAAACGAACTTGTAGAATCCTGGAGCGATGGAGTAAAAGAAATGCCGGATCTGAAACCTAACCGTCTGACCTTACGTGAAATTTTACTACAGGGACTCCAAAAAAATATTTATTTTGGAAAAGAACTGACCCATTGGAAAAAATCTGAAAATGGTGAAATAGAACTTTCATTTGCAGACGGCAGCATCTCTGTTGCAGATCTTGTAGTGGCAGCAGATGGTGTAAACTCCAAAATCGGAAGAGATTATTGTAAAGATCAAAAAGTGAATACCGGTACTATTACGATTTACGGCAGGACTTTCTATTCATCGAAAACGGTAGAAGAAATATCTACAGAACTTCAAAAAGGAACTTCTGTCATTGTTGACAACCGGTTTTCATTGATTGTAGATTCTATGGTATTTGACTTTTCGAAGAAGAATAAAGCATGGGAAACTTTAAGTCCTATAAATAATTATTTCTATTGGGCATTTATAGGGAATCCTGAAGCTTTTGGGTGGCCGGCAGCAGATTTCTATCCTTATTCGACCGATGAAATTTTTCATTGCATCAATCAGCTCACTGATCAGTGGCACCCTAAGCTAAAAGCCCTGTTTGACCAAGCAGACAAAACTTCGTTATCAGCTACCCCAATCAGGTCTTCTTTGCCGAAAGAAAAATGGGAGCCGGGAAATATTACGGCTTTAGGTGACGCGGTTCATACAATGAGTCCTGCCGGAGGTGTAGGCGCCAATACGGCCTTCATCGATGCAGCATTATTATCGAAAAATATTCATGAAGCCTTGGTTAGTAATTCTGATATTTCAGTGGCGCTTTCCCATTATGAAGACCAGATGCTGATATACAGTAATCAGGCTGTTGAAATGTCTTTACAGGGCGGAAAAATACTGCATGGAACCTCATAAAAAGATTTTGTAAAAAAATATAATAACATGCCTTTTCTTCATTTTCCGATACATTTTTCAAAAAACAGTATCTTCGCAGCGTATTAGTAAAACTTGATGATATGAAAAAAATGTTATTTCTGGCTTCTGCCGTTCTTGTATTAAACTCCTGCGTAGTATCTACGGCTGCAAAAGTAGTGAAAGGAGCAGTAAATGTGAGCTACAAAGCTGTAAAAGGAACTGTAAACGGAATCAGCTGGGCGGTAAGCAAGGCGAAAGGAAAAATAGACGAAGACCGTTTGGATGGAACCTGGAAAGTGGTTGGCGTATATCGCGGTTCTTTTGAAGATTTTTCAAAGGATCAAAATCCGGAAAGCTCCTTTACTTCGGAGTGTACAGATAGTTTTGACCAGATTATTTTTAAAACTAAAAAATCAAAATTCCAACCGGTACATTGCAGCTCTGAAAAAGAAGATTGGGTAAAATATTCTATGGAATTTGGAAAAAACCCTTTAACCAAAGAAAAAGAGAATTATATTGAATACAATTCGAATAATTATATCTCTGTAATTGATGTGAATAATAAAACAATGGTTCTGGAAGGAAATTTAATGCCTAAACTGGCATTTTCCGGAGCTAAACTCTATCTTTTAGAAAAGGTAAAATAACGAAAAGGAGTGCAGCTTTATGTACTCCTTTTTTTATCATTTCATCTTTTGTTTACTTTACTATTGATCTTGAATTCTATTTTAAATAATGTTCTGCAATAAAATACCCTCCACCGATCACCAGTAACGGTAAGGCTACAGAAACAAATATGAGAGGCCATGCAAAAATTCTGAAATAAGTGTACAAACTTGCTCTGGCAGGATCTTCAGGGTCATATATAATCGTCTCTGTATCTCCCACGGACCAACCCGGCGGATTACTTCCCTCAGCCAGTCCGTAGGTATATTCAATATTATTTTTAGCCCGATACGTAAAGACCGGAAAGTACACCAAACCATCTGAGTCTACTTCCCGTAGAGAGGTGACCGTTCCCGTCACTTTTTCAGCAGTCTTCAGAAATGAAAGGGTATTTTTAAAACTGAAAAGGGCAAGAATAAACAGAATTAATCCTGCACCCAACATGAGATAATATTGCCACATAATTTTCTTTTTAATGATGTTCATTTTTACCGAATTTTCTGCAAATACACGGTCATATTAAAAACTCAATCTCTTTTCAGAATATTGATTAGCCTAATATACAAAGATTTGTCATACAGTAATCAATATCCACATGCACTCCATTAGTAATTGTAATCCGGCTTTTTTTTACGGTATTCTAAATGATATTTAATGATGCTTTAAATTATTTATCATCTATTCTGATTTTTTTAATAAATTACCAATGAATTTTAGATTAAATAATTGAAGCATCATACATTGTTGGTTCTTCTTATTTGATCTTATAAACAGAAATTAGCATCTTAAAAAATGAAATCCTCAGTCATAAAAATTATCACGAGTATTGTAATTATTTTAATTTTCATTAAGATAATCTATTCATTCAACGTTGAATATAAACGTGGATTACACTTTGACCATACCATAGGGAATACGATTATTGTAGTTGCTGCTGTACTTATTTCCATCCTTTTGTTTAAATGGTTTAAGAAAAAGTAAGCTTAACTTCTATTTTTCCGTAACAATATCTCAGAAAATTTCGAGTTTTTTGATGATAAATCCGGTCTTAATGTATCAAATTCTTTACAGGAAAGAAAAATTAATATTCTTTTGTTTTTCGTAAACTTGTAGCGATAATAATACCAATTCAATTATATTATGATTCCATTTCACGAGCTTCTGTTTTTCATTCTGGCAGCACTTGTTTTAGTGATGAGCCCGGGACCGAATATGATTTATTTAATTTCAAAATCAATTACCCAGGGGAAAAAATCGGGATTTATTTCTCTGGCGGGAGTGGTATGTGGCTTTTTATTTCACATCGTCATGGTATCATTTGGGCTCACTGCAGTGTTATTAGCCGTACCATTTGCTTATGGTATTTTAAAAACAATAGGTACTGTTTACCTCTTGTATCTGGCTTATCAGGCCATCAAACCGAAAAGTAAAAATATTTTTGAAGTTGATAAATCCAGTCCGCATGATGGTCCTAAAAAACTTTTTACTGTTGGTTTTTTAACGAATGTTCTCAATCCCAAAGTTGCCGTATTCTACTTATCATTCTTTCCTCAATTTATAAAGCCTCAATATGGTTCAGTATTGACTCAAAGTCTGGAACTTGGGGTTGTACAGGTTCTGGTAAGTTTTAGTGTCAACTTTATAATTGTCCTCACCGCCGCAAAAGTGGCCGTATTTTTTTCGAACAATCCTGTCTGGATAAAAGTGCAGAAGTGGTTTATGGCAAGTGTACTTACCTATCTGGCTATAAAAATGGCTTTTTCAAAGGCAAAATAATTAAGAAATCAGCACGGATATATTGTAGCTTTGTGTATAGTTTCAATAAAATGAAGAAGGCCATTCCTACCTACGATTTAAGTAGCATTTCCGAACATCGTTTTCATGTCAAAAGGATGGATCTGCGTACCCTGGATTCAGAGGAGATTCTTATGGATAAAGGGATACACCGTGACAGTCACTATATTTTTACCTGTATGGAAAGCGGACATGTAAAAATGATGGTGGATTTCAATATGATTGAAGCACAACAATCTACTGTTTTCTGTGTATTGCCCGGTCAGGTACATCAGGGACTTCTGATGAAAGATGTCAACGGATGGTTTGTAGCGGTGAAATCGGATCTCATTCCCGAGGTTGTACGTTCTGTTTTTGAAGAATCACTGGAAGGAATCCGTCCCGTCACGATTGACAAAGATTGGGTTGATAAGATCAACAATATTGCTGCACTACTCCATGCCGCCTATATGGATGAAACGCTCGCTTCAAAAGAAGGTTTTTTGGTTACTCAGTCTTTACTTCACACTTTTGTAGGGATGTTTGCTGTCCTCTATTCCCGTGAAAACAATTCTCAAACTACCCATGAAAGCCGTTCTTTACAGTTGACAAGAGCATTCAGAATCAAGGTAAGAAAAGAGTACAAAACCATGAAAAGTCCATCAGAATATGCTGAAATATTAAATGTTTCAAGAGGATATCTGACAGAAGTAGTCCGTGCAGTAACAGGAAAGCCTGCCCAATATTGGATTCATCAGGAAATTTTAATTGAAGCAAAAAGACTGCTTGCCTTTACCCACCTTACCGTAAAGGAAATTGCGTATGAACTGGGCTATAATGATCACACGTATTTCAGTCGTTTGTTTTCAAAGCTAGAAGATGAGTCTCCTACCGAATTCAGAAATCAGAATAAAAACAAGGGAAATTA is part of the Chryseobacterium lactis genome and encodes:
- a CDS encoding helix-turn-helix domain-containing protein, with product MKKNIPSHHNQLENSTVRLMPLSVFHEKQAEVHRDDHYMFILQQKGDFVVEVDFNTLELKEAALCFIGPGQVHQYIHQKNNKGWFLFAEASIISEYYRETLDMYQWIRQSVIVSEDDFIFDLPPVLEKIEQDKNLPGTSVEISLVESIIGIIISRIMQQQIPEKQNNSQKYLITRQFKKFITENFKTHKQVQQYAQLLTITPLYLNEAVKEVTGYPASFWIQQKIVLEACRLLSYTAMDVKQIAFELGYDDPIYFSRFYKKVTGMTALQFRLKNHNLSHHHH
- a CDS encoding FAD-dependent oxidoreductase, whose translation is MTQKYKNKRIAIIGAGLGGLCLAQSLKKKGIDCEIFEKDPAVNTRSQGYRIRVNEPGRKALQECLPSNLYRLFLDTCAASCSGMHVLTSSLESSQNELVESWSDGVKEMPDLKPNRLTLREILLQGLQKNIYFGKELTHWKKSENGEIELSFADGSISVADLVVAADGVNSKIGRDYCKDQKVNTGTITIYGRTFYSSKTVEEISTELQKGTSVIVDNRFSLIVDSMVFDFSKKNKAWETLSPINNYFYWAFIGNPEAFGWPAADFYPYSTDEIFHCINQLTDQWHPKLKALFDQADKTSLSATPIRSSLPKEKWEPGNITALGDAVHTMSPAGGVGANTAFIDAALLSKNIHEALVSNSDISVALSHYEDQMLIYSNQAVEMSLQGGKILHGTS
- a CDS encoding DUF3592 domain-containing protein; protein product: MNIIKKKIMWQYYLMLGAGLILFILALFSFKNTLSFLKTAEKVTGTVTSLREVDSDGLVYFPVFTYRAKNNIEYTYGLAEGSNPPGWSVGDTETIIYDPEDPARASLYTYFRIFAWPLIFVSVALPLLVIGGGYFIAEHYLK
- a CDS encoding LysE family translocator, with protein sequence MIPFHELLFFILAALVLVMSPGPNMIYLISKSITQGKKSGFISLAGVVCGFLFHIVMVSFGLTAVLLAVPFAYGILKTIGTVYLLYLAYQAIKPKSKNIFEVDKSSPHDGPKKLFTVGFLTNVLNPKVAVFYLSFFPQFIKPQYGSVLTQSLELGVVQVLVSFSVNFIIVLTAAKVAVFFSNNPVWIKVQKWFMASVLTYLAIKMAFSKAK
- a CDS encoding helix-turn-helix domain-containing protein is translated as MKKAIPTYDLSSISEHRFHVKRMDLRTLDSEEILMDKGIHRDSHYIFTCMESGHVKMMVDFNMIEAQQSTVFCVLPGQVHQGLLMKDVNGWFVAVKSDLIPEVVRSVFEESLEGIRPVTIDKDWVDKINNIAALLHAAYMDETLASKEGFLVTQSLLHTFVGMFAVLYSRENNSQTTHESRSLQLTRAFRIKVRKEYKTMKSPSEYAEILNVSRGYLTEVVRAVTGKPAQYWIHQEILIEAKRLLAFTHLTVKEIAYELGYNDHTYFSRLFSKLEDESPTEFRNQNKNKGN